The genomic window GGGTGGCCACGTCCGCCTAGCCGTCCACGACGAGGGCCCGGCCTGGTTCTGGTGTGGCCTGGTGGCCATCGGGGAGCCCACGGTGCTGGTCACCGACCACGCTGTACCGCCACCCCGGTCGTCCGGCCTGGAGGTGCGGTCGTCTGGCCTGTGGGCCGAGGTGGTGGTGGAGGAGCCCGGTCTCCACGTAAGTGTTGGCCTTGAGGCCTTCGGTGTGGCCGTCGCCGATCCGGAGGACGCCTGGCGGGGCGGAACCGACCACCAGTTTCGGGGCGACCGCCTCGCCGTCGGCCTTGACCTGGGCGGTGAAGCAGTCGGCGAACTACCGGCCGGAGACTCCGTGCCCTGTCGGGTGGTCGGCGAGGTCCTGATTGCTGAGCGGGCAATCCCTGTGGACGGCTGGGGGTGGTGGGACTACCAGAATGCAGGCGGAGACCCGTGGTCCGGACCGTGGACCAGCGTGCGGGCGCGCCTCGACGACGGCACGTGGTGGGCCGGCGGAGCGATCTCCACGGGAGAACCGGTGGGTCGGGCACCGGTACTGGTCGCTGACAGTGGTCGCCCTGCTATTCATGTCGACCGGACGCTGGGCCCGGTGGCCATCGACGGCCGTCCGGGGTTCGGGTGGGTCGAGACGATGGTTCCCGTCCCGGACGGGCTACCTCAATCTCCGGCCTGAAACCGATCCCGAGCGAGGCGGTCGACGGCGAGGACGACGACCAGGGACAGGGTGGCGAGCAGTGTCGGCCCCACTAGGCCGTCGGCGGCTTCCGGCCAACCCAGGGCGGTACCGGCCACTGCCTCCTCAGCATGGCGGCTGATTACGCCGACCCCGTGGGGCCATGGCCAGAGGACCCGGAGCGAACCCACCAGCAGGCCGACCATCACGGCTAGCACGTCGTCATGCCATCGGGCCAGTAGGCGGGCCAGCAGCGTCGAGAAGCAGGCCAGCCCGACGATGGCCCCAGCGCCGAAGACTGCTGCATCGGCCACCATTCGGTCGTCGACTACCTGGATCATGGTGCCGTACATGCCCACCATGAGAAGGAGGAATGAGCCGGAGATACCTGGGAGCACCATGGCGCATATGGCCACGGCTCCCGAGGCGAACAGGACCACGGGGGAGGGATCGATAACCGGGGCACCCTTCAGCCCGAGAACTGCGAAAAGGACTATTCCGATGAAAACCACGGTGGTCGCACGGAGTCTGGTCCACGCCACGTCCCGGCGGGCGATGAGGATCGAGGCCAACACGAGGCCGGTGAACAGGCCGGCCATCGACTCCGGATGGTCGACCAGCGCCTGCTCTATCACACCGGCCAACACGGCGACGGCGGTCAGCAGACCAGTCAAAAGGGGCAACACGAATCCCCA from Acidimicrobiales bacterium includes these protein-coding regions:
- a CDS encoding DUF368 domain-containing protein, with product MPAPGAQGRLLRAALQVVRGAFMGAADVVPGVSGGTVALLLGIYDRLIGAVHTGARALGCLVRGDMRGAARRSAEVPWGFVLPLLTGLLTAVAVLAGVIEQALVDHPESMAGLFTGLVLASILIARRDVAWTRLRATTVVFIGIVLFAVLGLKGAPVIDPSPVVLFASGAVAICAMVLPGISGSFLLLMVGMYGTMIQVVDDRMVADAAVFGAGAIVGLACFSTLLARLLARWHDDVLAVMVGLLVGSLRVLWPWPHGVGVISRHAEEAVAGTALGWPEAADGLVGPTLLATLSLVVVLAVDRLARDRFQAGD